A part of Setaria viridis chromosome 8, Setaria_viridis_v4.0, whole genome shotgun sequence genomic DNA contains:
- the LOC117833288 gene encoding stem-specific protein TSJT1 has product MLAVFSGEVVEVPAELVAAGSRTPSPKTKASELVSRFLGRSEPAVSMQLADLGHLAYSHTNQALLRPRSFAAKDEIFCLFEGVLDNLGRLSQQYGLSKGANEVVLVIEAYKTLRDRAPYPASFMLSQLTGSYAFVLFDKSTNSVLVASDPEGKVPLFWGITADGCVAFSDDIDMLKGSCGKSLAPFPQGCFYSNALGGLKCYENPKNKVTAVPANEEEICGATFKVEGSTVLTAL; this is encoded by the exons ATGTTGGCGGTGTTCAGCggcgaggtggtggaggtgccgGCGGAGCTGGTGGCGGCCGGCAGCCGGACGCCGTCGCCCAAGACGAAGGCGTCGGAGCTCGTCAGCCGCTTCCTGGGGAGATCGGAGCCGGCCGTGTCCATGCAGCTGGCCGACCTGGGGCACCTCGCCTACTCCCACACCAACCAGGCCCTCCTCCGCCCAAG gtcgttCGCGGCAAAGGACGAGATCTTCTGCCTGTTCGAGGGGGTGCTGGACAACCTGGGGCGGCTGAGCCAGCAGTACGGGCTGTCCAAGGGCGCCAACGAGGTGGTCCTCGTCATCGAGGCCTACAAGACGCTCCGGGACCGGGCGCCATACCCGGCCAGCTTCATGCTCTCCCAGCTCACCGGCAGCTATGCCTTCGTGCTCTTCGACAAGTCCACCAACTCCGTGCTCGTCGCATCC GATCCCGAGGGCAAGGTGCCGCTCTTCTGGGGGATCACTGCAGATGGCTGCGTCGCCTTCTCTGACGACATTGACATGCTCAAAGGATCATGTGGCAAGTCACTTGCACCTTTCCCACAAG GTTGCTTCTACTCTAATGCTCTTGGAGGCTTGAAGTGCTATGAGAACCCCAAGAACAAGGTGACTGCTGTTCCTGCAAACGAAGAAGAAATCTGTGGTGCAACTttcaag GTGGAAGGCTCTACAGTCCTCACAGCACTGTAA
- the LOC117866580 gene encoding cation/calcium exchanger 5, with the protein MASPAATCAASSSALAPHPPALLNYAAIHSCLLRGDARVSLPLLALLLLLHFRFLAASASAHFTPAVSRLAARLRLSPSMAAVTLLALGNGAPDAFASAAALGGPGGMPRAGLAAILSAGAFVSAFVVGAVALIAAPFAVPPASFARDVFFYLLAASGLFYIYLSAEIFLWQAVGLVLFYVFFVGLVFYMDLSGDEGKAVANSAAELQMANGIGRVAMDLPVTVEDHKQQDPALCTMLKKVTEVWEWPIAFILKLTIPSTLPSEWNKVYICANICLCPLLLLYSFSSFIPLDTGIVFILPQIRFPIWCVVLFASFCLAISHFLLEKESPESENISSTLISFIMSVFWISTMAGELLNCLAAIGVIMDFPPAILGMTVLAWGNSVGDLVSDVALARAGQPTIAIAGCFAGPMFNMLVGLGTALLVQTARVYPKAYVLEFHVGIVVAFVFLLLSLMCTLLVVTWARFRVPRFWGYCLMGIYILFTVVSIAIASTSG; encoded by the exons ATGGCCTCCCCGGCGGCaacctgcgccgcctcctcctccgctctcGCCCCCCATCCGCCGGCCCTCCTCAACTACGCCGCCATCCACTCCTGCCTCCTCCGCGGGGACGCCCgcgtctccctccctctcctcgcgctcctccttctcctccacttccgcttcctcgccgcctccgcctccgcccactTCACCCCCGCCGTgtcccgcctcgccgcgcgcctccgcctctcccCGTCCATGGCCGCCGTCACGCTCCTAGCGCTCGGAAACGGCGCGCCCGACGCGtttgcctccgccgccgcgctgggcgGGCCCGGCGGGATGCCCAGGGCCGGGCTCGCCGCGATCCTCTCCGCCGGGGCCTTCGTCTCCGCGTTCGTCGTTGGCGCCGTCGCGCTCATCGCCGCGCCGTTCGCCGTCCCGCCGGCGTCGTTCGCGCGGGAcgtcttcttctacctcctcgCGGCGTCCGGGCTCTTCTACATCTACCTCAGCGCCGAGATCTTCCTGTGGCAGGCCGTGGGGCTTGTCCTCTTCTACGTCTTCTTCGTGGGGTTAGTGTTCTACATGGATTTGAGTGGTGACGAGGGGAAGGCAGTGGCCAACTCCGCCGCAGAGCTGCAGATGGCGAATGGCATCGGCCGTGTAGCCATGGACTTGCCAGTAACAGTGGAGGATCACAAGCAACAGGACCCCGCTTTGTGCACGATGCTCAAGAAG GTCACAGAAGTTTGGGAGTGGCCCATTGCATTTATTCTGAAGCTCACCATACCATCAACCCTTCCTTCTGAGTGGAACAAAGTTTACATTTGTGCAAACATCTGTCTATGCCCTCTCTTACTCCTGTATTCTTTCAGTTCATTCATTCCTCTAGATACCGGAATAGTGTTTATCCTCCCTCAAATCCGTTTCCCTATATGGTGTGTTGTGCTTTTTGCTAGCTTTTGCTTGGCTATATCCCACTTCCTTCTAGAGAAAGAATCACCAGAATCAGAAAACATTTCAAGCACACTCATCTCTTTTATCATGAGTGTCTTCTGGATCTCAACCATGGCTGGAGAGCTTCTGAACTGCCTTGCAGCTATTGGAGTCATCATGGATTTCCCTCCAGCTATCCTTGGAATGACGGTGCTGGCATGGGGAAATTCTGTGGGTGACCTTGTCTCCGACGTGGCGTTGGCCAGGGCTGGTCAGCCTACAATCGCCATCGCAGGCTGCTTTGCTGGCCCAATGTTCAATATGCTGGTGGGGTTGGGAACTGCACTTCTTGTACAAACAGCAAGAGTGTACCCCAAGGCTTATGTACTTGAATTCCATGTCGGGATCGTTGTTGCATTtgtatttcttcttctgagcttGATGTGTACACTGCTGGTGGTCACATGGGCTAGGTTTAGAGTACCCAGATTTTGGGGCTACTGCCTTATGGGGATATACATCTTGTTTACCGTAGTGAGTATCGCTATTGCGAGCACTTCTGGATGA